AAACGCAGGATGCAGGCCTGGAAAATGGCATCCCGGGGAGAAAGTCCATGTCTTCGTTCAGCATCCAGGGCAAAGTCGATCATCATGATGGCGTTCTTTTTGACGATGCCGATCAAGAGGATAATGCCGATAATACCGATGATATCCAGGCCGCTTCTGCTGATGAACAGGGCAAACAAGGCTCCGACTCCGGCAGAGGGCAGGGTGGAGAGGATGGTAATGGGATGGATATAACTTTCATAGAGCACGCCCAGGACAATGTACATCGTGACGACGGCGGCGATGATGAGCCACAGGGTGTTGCTTAGAGAAGCCTGGAAAGCCTGGGCGGAGCCTTCGAATTCGGAACGGATGGATGCCGGAAGAGCGATATCGTTTTCAGTCTTTTTGATCGCTTCAACCGCTTCTCCCAAGGCGTAGCCGGGAGCGAGATTGAACGAGACGGTCGCACAGGGGAATTGACCTTTGCGATGGATGGCAAGGGACGCTTTTTTCTCGGTGATCCTGGCAATGTTGTTCAAGGGAACAGGTTGCCCGGAAGATGACGTGACGTAGATGTTGTTGAGAGAGCTTGGCGACATCCTGAAGTTTTTCCCGACTTCCAGAACGACTCTGTATTGGTTGGTCTGCGTGAAGATTGTCGAGACGAGACGTTGTCCGAAAGCATCGTAAAGGGCGTTGTCGACATCTGCCGTCGTGATGCCGAGGCGTGCGGCCTGATCGCGGTTGATTTCGACGAAGACTTGTCTGCCATCATTGTGGAAGTCATCCGCTACGTCCGATAACTCGGGCAGGGCATTGAGACTGTCGATGAGTTTGGGAACCCATTCTTCCAAGATTTCGGACTGCGGGCAGTCGAGAGTCATTTGAAACTGCGTACTGCTGACACGGTCTTCTACGGAGAGGTCCTGAACCGGCTGCATGAAGAGGGACATGTCTGTAATGCCCTCCGTTTTTTTCTGAATGCGCTGAATGATACCGGGGGCTCGCGAATGGCGCTTTTCAAGAGGTTTCAAGGTGATGAGCATGCGCCCCGTGTTCAGAGCGTTATTGTCTCCGTCAACTCCGATGAAGGACGATAGGCTTTGGACATCGGGATCTTCCAGAATGATGGCAGCCAGTTCCTGTTGTTTTTTTGCCATCGCCGAGAAGGAAATGTCTTCGGGTGCTTCGGTAATGGCTTGGATGATTCCCGTATCCTGTGTGGGGAAGAATCCTTTGGGAATGATTACATAGAGCCAGACGGTCATTAACAGGGTGATGGCGGCGACAGCCATGGTGGCTGTTTTGTGCCTGAGAACGACTTCCAGGATTTTCCCGTACAGGGAAATCATACCGTCGAACATAGCTCCCGTAGCCCGATAGAGACGGTTTTGGTTCCGTTGTTCCGAGGCGGGTTTCAGGAGTTTGGCAGACATCATCGGCGTCAGCGTCAGGGAAATAAAGCCGGAGATGAGAATGGCGACGGCGAGGGTGACGGAGAATTCCCGGAAGAGGCGGCCGACGACATCCTGCATGAAGAGCAGAGGAATCAGAACGGCAATGAGGGAGACCGTAAGCGAGATGATGGTAAATCCGATTTGTTTGGCTCCTTTTAAGGCTGCCTGCAGGGGGGATTCCCCTTTTTCCAGGTATCGGGCGATGTTTTCTACGACAACGATGGCATCGTCCACGACGAAACCGGTGGCAATGGTCAGGGCCATCAACGTCAAATTGTTCAGGCTGTAGCCCAAAAGGTACATAATGCCGAAGGTTCCTATCAGGGAAAGGGGTACGGCAAATCCGGGAATCAACGTTGCGGAAATATTCCTCAGGAAAAGGAAAACGACCAGAACGACGAGGATGACCGACATGATCAGTTCCTTCTGGACATCATGGACCGAGGCCCGGATGGTGACTGTCCGGTCACTTAGCTCGGTGACGTCGATATCTCCCGGAAGATTCTGTTGGAGAGTGGGGAGCAAGGCATGTATTTTGTCCACTACTTCAATGACGTTTGCCTCGGGTTGTCGCTGGATATTAACGATAATAGCCGGAGTCGCATTGGCCCATCCCGCCTGGAATTCATTCTCCGGACCTTCAACGACGGTCGCGACATCGCGGATGCGGATGGGGGCTCCATTTTTATAAGCAATGATCAGCTCCATGTATTCTTCCGCATTGCGGA
This is a stretch of genomic DNA from Akkermansia sp. N21116. It encodes these proteins:
- a CDS encoding MdtB/MuxB family multidrug efflux RND transporter permease subunit, with protein sequence MNFSRLFILRPIATTLLMVALLLSGLIAYKQLPVSALPQVDYPTIQVLTMYPGASPDVMNAAVTAPLERQFGQMPGLTRMTSSSSGGTSTVTLRFGLDIPMDVAEQQVQAAINAADSMLPKDLPYPPIYNKVNPADAPILTLAITSESLPLPKMRDFVDTRLAQKLSQISGVGLVTLSGGQRQAIRIQVNPTVLASKGLTLEDVRTTIDNNNLNQAKGSFDGPTMSSTINANDQLRNAEEYMELIIAYKNGAPIRIRDVATVVEGPENEFQAGWANATPAIIVNIQRQPEANVIEVVDKIHALLPTLQQNLPGDIDVTELSDRTVTIRASVHDVQKELIMSVILVVLVVFLFLRNISATLIPGFAVPLSLIGTFGIMYLLGYSLNNLTLMALTIATGFVVDDAIVVVENIARYLEKGESPLQAALKGAKQIGFTIISLTVSLIAVLIPLLFMQDVVGRLFREFSVTLAVAILISGFISLTLTPMMSAKLLKPASEQRNQNRLYRATGAMFDGMISLYGKILEVVLRHKTATMAVAAITLLMTVWLYVIIPKGFFPTQDTGIIQAITEAPEDISFSAMAKKQQELAAIILEDPDVQSLSSFIGVDGDNNALNTGRMLITLKPLEKRHSRAPGIIQRIQKKTEGITDMSLFMQPVQDLSVEDRVSSTQFQMTLDCPQSEILEEWVPKLIDSLNALPELSDVADDFHNDGRQVFVEINRDQAARLGITTADVDNALYDAFGQRLVSTIFTQTNQYRVVLEVGKNFRMSPSSLNNIYVTSSSGQPVPLNNIARITEKKASLAIHRKGQFPCATVSFNLAPGYALGEAVEAIKKTENDIALPASIRSEFEGSAQAFQASLSNTLWLIIAAVVTMYIVLGVLYESYIHPITILSTLPSAGVGALFALFISRSGLDIIGIIGIILLIGIVKKNAIMMIDFALDAERRHGLSPRDAIFQACILRFRPILMTTMAALFAAIPLMMSSGVGAELRSPLGIAMVGGLLFSQLLTLFTTPVIYLFFDRFTGSRHNRPAPQEQETIQ